The following proteins are co-located in the Vigna unguiculata cultivar IT97K-499-35 chromosome 9, ASM411807v1, whole genome shotgun sequence genome:
- the LOC114162968 gene encoding rho GTPase-activating protein gacHH-like isoform X1, which yields MRWEKVKGTGGEGPGRRWGHTCNAVRDGRLLYLFGGYGKFNCQTNQVHVFDTLRQSWSEPAVKGTPPTPRDSHSCSVVGDSLFVFGGTDGTRLLNDLHILDTSSHTWIFPTVRGEAPEAREGHAAAVIGKRLYVFGGCGRSANNTNDVYYNDLYILNTETYTWHRATTSGTPPSPRDSHTCSSWKNKIIVIGGEDEQDYYLSDVHVLDTDTLTWSKMCMSSQPLPPRAGHCTVSLGNSLFVFGGFTEAQCLYNDLHMLDIETGVWTKVATTPTGPSARFSVAGDCLDPHVGGVLLFLGGCNRSLEALDDMYYLYTGITQERELRPEKLSLRKQLKLKCQEQNLSLVQNPVLCGYGVDAGSNHPMTILNYSQQSKLNIPVRQPMPPGKRMFHAKVTEKISAGYTIETVIDGKPLHGILFSNKPNIQSPVANTSSNRKRTAGEIENVALNDMLMQSDNVTTSTVLRQEKMENQSELRGESSEFLEPHKEADTIAASSIPTTAAESLKDSVNPEPEAVSLNQNDNEKNDSPKPLIESLKNDGSNNETSSKDEMQIGEDINVPVSNCEISGQTSDAPNSNADVLKPAAAESSVSPPNQGVTDDCTTPRTEGQSEQEKLT from the exons ATGAGGTGGGAAAAGGTAAAGGGAACAGGAGGAGAAGGACCAGGGAGGAGGTGGGGCCACACGTGTAACGCTGTTAGAGATGGCAGACTTCTTTATCTCTTCGGTGGTTACGGCAAATTTAACTGTCAGACCAACCAAGTTCACGTATTCGACACTC TGAGACAGAGTTGGAGTGAACCAGCAGTTAAAGGGACCCCACCTACTCCTAGGGACAGCCATAGTTGCTCGGTTGTTGGTGATAGTCTTTTTGTGTTTGGGGGTACAGATGGGACCAGGCTGCTGAATGATTTGCATATTCTAGACACTT CTTCACATACATGGATTTTTCCAACTGTGAGAGGGGAAGCACCAGAGGCACGGGAGGGTCATGCTGCTGCAGTTATTGGCAAACGACTGTATGTGTTTGGTGGTTGTGGGAGATCTGCAAATAATACTAATGATGTGTACTACAATGACCTTTACATATTAAATACAG AAACATATACATGGCACCGTGCTACAACATCAGGCACTCCACCATCTCCTAGAGATAGCCACACTTGCTCATcttggaaaaacaaaattattgtgATCGGTGGTGAAGATGAACAAGATTATTATCTGTCTGATGTTCATGTCCTAGATACTG ATACTCTTACCTGGAGCAAAATGTGTATGTCTAGCCAACCATTGCCACCTCGAGCTGGTCATTGTACAGTTTCTTTGGGCAACAGCTTGTTTGTTTTTGGGGGCTTTACAGAAGCTCAATGCCTATACAACGACCTGCATATGCTTGATATTG AGACTGGTGTGTGGACGAAGGTGGCAACTACACCTACTGGTCCTTCTGCTAGATTTTCTGTAGCTGGTGACTGTTTAGATCCACATGTGGGTGGTGTTCTTCTGTTTTTGGGAGGTTGTAATAGAAGTCTGGAGGCCCTGGATGATATGTATTACCTATACACAG GGATTACACAGGAAAGAGAACTCAGACCAGAGAAGTTATCCTTAAGGAAGCAGTTGAAGCTGAAATGTCAAGAGCAGAATCTCAGTCTTGTCCAAAACCCAGTTCTGTGTGGATATGGAGTGGATGCTGGCAGTAATCATCCCATGACAATCTTGAACTATAGCCAACAAA GTAAACTAAATATCCCAGTAAGGCAACCCATGCCTCCTGGAAAGAGAATGTTTCATGCCAAAGTTACGGAAAAAATCTCAGCAGGATACACTATTGAAACTGTTATTGATGGAAAGCCACTTCATGGAATTCTGTTTTCAAACAAGCCAAACATTCAAAGTCCAGTTGCTAACACTTCTTCCAATAG GAAAAGGACTGCTGGTGAAATTGAAAATGTTGCTTTAAATGACATGCTTATGCAATCAGACAATGTAACAACTTCTACAGTGCTCAGGCAAGAGAAAATGGAAAATCAATCGGAATTACGGGGAGAGAGTTCAGAATTTCTTGAACCCCATAAAGAAGCAGATACTATTGCTGCGTCAAGTATCCCAACAACTGCTGCGGAATCCTTAAAG GATTCTGTCAACCCAGAACCTGAAGCTGTTTCTTTGAATCAAAATGATAATGAGAAAAATGACTCACCAAAACCCTTAATTGAGAGCTTGAAAAACGATGGATCCAATAATGAGACAAGTtccaaagatgaaatgcaaattgGAGAGGACATAAATGTGCCAGTTTCCAATTGTGAAATTTCAGGACAAACGAGTGATGCGCCAAACTCTAATGCTGATGTCCTGAAACCTGCAGCAGCTGAGAGTTCTGTTTCTCCACCAAATCAAG GTGTGACAGATGATTGCACAACTCCAAGGACAGAAGGTCAAAGTGAacaagaaaaattaacttga
- the LOC114162968 gene encoding kelch domain-containing protein 3-like isoform X2, producing the protein MRWEKVKGTGGEGPGRRWGHTCNAVRDGRLLYLFGGYGKFNCQTNQVHVFDTLRQSWSEPAVKGTPPTPRDSHSCSVVGDSLFVFGGTDGTRLLNDLHILDTSSHTWIFPTVRGEAPEAREGHAAAVIGKRLYVFGGCGRSANNTNDVYYNDLYILNTETYTWHRATTSGTPPSPRDSHTCSSWKNKIIVIGGEDEQDYYLSDVHVLDTDTLTWSKMCMSSQPLPPRAGHCTVSLGNSLFVFGGFTEAQCLYNDLHMLDIETGVWTKVATTPTGPSARFSVAGDCLDPHVGGVLLFLGGCNRSLEALDDMYYLYTGITQERELRPEKLSLRKQLKLKCQEQNLSLVQNPVLCGYGVDAGSNHPMTILNYSQQSKLNIPVRQPMPPGKRMFHAKVTEKISAGYTIETVIDGKPLHGILFSNKPNIQSPVANTSSNRKRTAGEIENVALNDMLMQSDNVTTSTVLRQEKMENQSELRGESSEFLEPHKEADTIAASSIPTTAAESLKDKRVMRQTLMLMS; encoded by the exons ATGAGGTGGGAAAAGGTAAAGGGAACAGGAGGAGAAGGACCAGGGAGGAGGTGGGGCCACACGTGTAACGCTGTTAGAGATGGCAGACTTCTTTATCTCTTCGGTGGTTACGGCAAATTTAACTGTCAGACCAACCAAGTTCACGTATTCGACACTC TGAGACAGAGTTGGAGTGAACCAGCAGTTAAAGGGACCCCACCTACTCCTAGGGACAGCCATAGTTGCTCGGTTGTTGGTGATAGTCTTTTTGTGTTTGGGGGTACAGATGGGACCAGGCTGCTGAATGATTTGCATATTCTAGACACTT CTTCACATACATGGATTTTTCCAACTGTGAGAGGGGAAGCACCAGAGGCACGGGAGGGTCATGCTGCTGCAGTTATTGGCAAACGACTGTATGTGTTTGGTGGTTGTGGGAGATCTGCAAATAATACTAATGATGTGTACTACAATGACCTTTACATATTAAATACAG AAACATATACATGGCACCGTGCTACAACATCAGGCACTCCACCATCTCCTAGAGATAGCCACACTTGCTCATcttggaaaaacaaaattattgtgATCGGTGGTGAAGATGAACAAGATTATTATCTGTCTGATGTTCATGTCCTAGATACTG ATACTCTTACCTGGAGCAAAATGTGTATGTCTAGCCAACCATTGCCACCTCGAGCTGGTCATTGTACAGTTTCTTTGGGCAACAGCTTGTTTGTTTTTGGGGGCTTTACAGAAGCTCAATGCCTATACAACGACCTGCATATGCTTGATATTG AGACTGGTGTGTGGACGAAGGTGGCAACTACACCTACTGGTCCTTCTGCTAGATTTTCTGTAGCTGGTGACTGTTTAGATCCACATGTGGGTGGTGTTCTTCTGTTTTTGGGAGGTTGTAATAGAAGTCTGGAGGCCCTGGATGATATGTATTACCTATACACAG GGATTACACAGGAAAGAGAACTCAGACCAGAGAAGTTATCCTTAAGGAAGCAGTTGAAGCTGAAATGTCAAGAGCAGAATCTCAGTCTTGTCCAAAACCCAGTTCTGTGTGGATATGGAGTGGATGCTGGCAGTAATCATCCCATGACAATCTTGAACTATAGCCAACAAA GTAAACTAAATATCCCAGTAAGGCAACCCATGCCTCCTGGAAAGAGAATGTTTCATGCCAAAGTTACGGAAAAAATCTCAGCAGGATACACTATTGAAACTGTTATTGATGGAAAGCCACTTCATGGAATTCTGTTTTCAAACAAGCCAAACATTCAAAGTCCAGTTGCTAACACTTCTTCCAATAG GAAAAGGACTGCTGGTGAAATTGAAAATGTTGCTTTAAATGACATGCTTATGCAATCAGACAATGTAACAACTTCTACAGTGCTCAGGCAAGAGAAAATGGAAAATCAATCGGAATTACGGGGAGAGAGTTCAGAATTTCTTGAACCCCATAAAGAAGCAGATACTATTGCTGCGTCAAGTATCCCAACAACTGCTGCGGAATCCTTAAAG GACAAACGAGTGATGCGCCAAACTCTAATGCTGATGTCCTGA